From a region of the Acidobacteriota bacterium genome:
- a CDS encoding response regulator yields the protein MAIEPTESRPQVAGAALLAEWIRRQCPHPVLIVDDEDGIREVMSRWLRSRGYRVRTAATADEALIRMSEEPAGVALCDIRMPGRDGLWLLDRLRDEFPDTAVVMATASHEVAPAVVSLRRGVVDYLTKPFTPDQLGAAVRRAMDWHLNLATERKWAAQLERESLELEQRLMEAMRGLVVDTDEAVDRLLSTLTRHDEAAYAHARRVASLAVLLCDHLGRPDAEKVVIRRAALLHDVGKSAIPAAVLDKPAPLTGEEYELVRTHPERAFRLLGAIPFLADAAALVRCAHERPDGRGFPYGLSGQAIPLGARIVAIANAYDAMIGTRAYRDPLPPSEALLELERGAGSQFDAALAPLFVTLLRTH from the coding sequence ATGGCCATCGAACCGACCGAATCGCGCCCGCAGGTCGCCGGCGCGGCCCTGCTCGCCGAATGGATTCGCCGCCAGTGCCCTCACCCGGTCCTGATCGTCGACGACGAAGACGGGATCCGCGAGGTGATGTCGCGCTGGCTGCGCTCGCGCGGGTACCGCGTGCGCACGGCGGCGACGGCCGATGAGGCCCTCATCCGCATGTCCGAAGAGCCCGCGGGCGTCGCGCTGTGCGACATCCGGATGCCCGGGCGCGACGGTTTGTGGCTGCTCGACCGCCTGCGCGACGAGTTCCCGGATACCGCCGTGGTCATGGCCACCGCCTCGCACGAAGTCGCGCCGGCCGTCGTCAGCCTGCGCCGCGGCGTCGTGGACTATCTCACCAAGCCGTTCACGCCCGATCAACTCGGTGCCGCGGTCCGCCGCGCGATGGACTGGCATCTGAATCTGGCGACCGAGCGGAAGTGGGCGGCGCAGCTCGAACGGGAATCGCTGGAGCTCGAACAGCGCCTGATGGAGGCGATGCGGGGCCTGGTGGTCGACACCGATGAAGCGGTCGACAGGCTGCTCTCCACGCTCACACGGCACGACGAGGCCGCGTACGCGCACGCGCGGCGCGTGGCCTCGCTGGCGGTGCTGCTCTGCGATCACCTCGGGCGCCCCGACGCGGAAAAGGTGGTCATTCGCCGCGCGGCGCTGCTCCACGACGTCGGCAAGAGCGCGATTCCGGCCGCCGTCCTCGACAAGCCCGCGCCGCTCACCGGCGAAGAGTACGAGCTGGTGCGCACGCACCCGGAGCGCGCGTTCCGTCTTCTCGGCGCGATTCCCTTCCTGGCCGACGCGGCGGCACTCGTCCGCTGCGCGCACGAGCGCCCGGACGGCCGCGGTTTTCCCTATGGACTGTCCGGCCAGGCGATCCCGCTCGGCGCGCGCATCGTGGCGATCGCGAACGCCTATGACGCAATGATCGGCACGCGCGCGTACCGCGATCCGTTGCCCCCGAGCGAGGCCCTGCTGGAACTCGAGCGCGGCGCGGGATCGCAGTTCGACGCGGCGCTCGCGCCTCTGTTCGTCACCCTCCTGCGCACGCACTGA
- a CDS encoding sigma-70 family RNA polymerase sigma factor yields the protein MKAVAHPLPPAEAARQADREAARAVRALRREGEHDAASERYAEIVERHQRRASRIAFHYLRDAADADDAVQDAFIRAFVNLDTYRDELPFEVWFTRILVNGCLDRIKARTRRSRWMVALEDHGPGGGREALDPPAAQPTPEAQALSAERRRQLSEALARLSERQRAVFVLSHEQGYSSREVSAMTGMKESTVRVHLFRAIRKLRTLLHGTLDG from the coding sequence ATGAAAGCCGTCGCTCACCCGCTTCCGCCGGCCGAGGCCGCCCGACAGGCCGACCGCGAGGCCGCCCGTGCCGTTCGGGCCCTGCGGCGCGAGGGAGAGCACGACGCCGCGTCAGAGCGCTACGCGGAGATCGTCGAGCGTCACCAGCGACGGGCCTCGCGCATCGCGTTTCATTACTTGCGCGATGCCGCGGACGCAGACGATGCAGTGCAGGACGCGTTCATCAGGGCGTTTGTGAACCTCGACACGTATCGTGACGAGCTGCCCTTCGAGGTGTGGTTCACCCGCATTCTCGTGAACGGTTGCCTCGATCGCATCAAGGCACGGACGCGCCGATCCCGGTGGATGGTCGCGCTCGAAGACCACGGCCCGGGGGGCGGGAGGGAAGCGCTGGATCCGCCCGCGGCACAGCCGACGCCGGAAGCGCAGGCGCTCTCGGCCGAACGCCGGCGCCAGCTCTCCGAGGCACTGGCCCGGCTTTCCGAGCGGCAGCGGGCGGTGTTCGTGCTGAGCCACGAACAGGGCTATTCGTCTCGCGAAGTGAGCGCGATGACGGGCATGAAGGAATCGACGGTCCGCGTGCATCTGTTTCGCGCGATTCGGAAGCTGCGGACCTTGCTCCACGGAACGCTTGATGGCTGA
- a CDS encoding efflux RND transporter periplasmic adaptor subunit yields the protein MRKEGVIAVVVFAALAGVMVFRGNGGEPAGQPASANGAPARRGGQRGGGQPPGGAPGAGMRPPMTVEVAPARRETVSEHITVVGNLIGAATVEVVPKVSGRLQTISVRLGDAVRKGQTLAKVEDREIREQVRQAEASFAVAGATIRQREADLKFAETNLDRSRSLFQRQLLPKQTLDDAEARYQAAVAQLDLARAQFQQARARLDELHITLSNTSILSPVDGFVAKRNLDPGAFAGQNSPIVAVVDLSTVRMVANLIERDARRVHPGTMAAVEVDAYPGERFDGRVARVAPVFDPATRTAEMEIEVPNPSGRLKPGMYARVNLMVGERANALVVPRNAVVDIEGRRGVFVPQQNRAAFRAVETGLQDENRVEITKGLGDGAQVITTGAVALRDGDPIHIPEQRQQPGRPMGTGGRRPDQGR from the coding sequence ATGCGGAAGGAGGGGGTCATCGCGGTGGTCGTGTTCGCCGCGCTCGCCGGCGTGATGGTGTTCCGGGGCAACGGCGGCGAGCCCGCGGGCCAGCCCGCGAGCGCCAACGGCGCTCCCGCGCGCCGTGGCGGCCAGCGGGGCGGGGGGCAGCCACCCGGCGGCGCCCCGGGCGCCGGTATGCGCCCGCCGATGACCGTGGAGGTTGCGCCGGCACGCCGGGAAACGGTGTCGGAGCACATCACCGTGGTCGGCAACCTCATTGGCGCCGCCACGGTGGAGGTGGTGCCGAAGGTCAGCGGCCGTCTCCAGACCATCTCGGTGCGGCTCGGCGACGCCGTCCGCAAGGGACAGACGCTGGCGAAGGTGGAAGACCGCGAAATCCGCGAGCAGGTACGGCAGGCGGAAGCCTCGTTCGCCGTCGCCGGCGCCACGATTCGCCAGCGCGAGGCGGACCTGAAATTCGCCGAGACGAATCTCGATCGCTCGCGCAGTCTCTTCCAGCGCCAGCTGCTCCCGAAGCAGACGCTGGACGATGCGGAGGCCCGCTACCAGGCGGCGGTGGCGCAGCTGGACCTCGCGCGCGCGCAGTTCCAGCAGGCCCGGGCGCGCCTCGACGAGCTGCACATCACGCTGTCGAATACCAGCATCCTGTCACCGGTTGACGGCTTCGTCGCGAAGCGGAACCTCGATCCGGGCGCGTTCGCCGGCCAGAACTCCCCGATCGTCGCGGTGGTCGATCTCAGCACCGTCCGGATGGTGGCGAACCTCATCGAGCGCGACGCCCGGCGCGTGCACCCCGGAACGATGGCGGCCGTCGAGGTTGATGCGTATCCCGGCGAGCGGTTCGACGGGCGTGTGGCGCGCGTGGCGCCGGTGTTCGATCCGGCCACGCGCACCGCGGAAATGGAAATCGAAGTACCGAACCCGAGCGGACGGCTCAAGCCCGGGATGTACGCCCGCGTCAACCTGATGGTCGGCGAGCGCGCGAACGCCCTCGTCGTCCCGCGCAACGCCGTGGTGGACATCGAGGGACGCCGCGGCGTCTTCGTGCCGCAGCAGAACCGCGCGGCGTTCCGCGCCGTGGAGACCGGGCTGCAGGATGAGAACAGGGTGGAGATCACCAAGGGGCTCGGCGATGGCGCGCAGGTGATCACCACGGGCGCCGTCGCGCTGCGCGACGGCGATCCGATCCACATCCCAGAACAGCGCCAGCAGCCCGGCCGGCCGATGGGGACCGGCGGCCGGCGGCCGGACCAGGGCCGCTAG
- a CDS encoding phosphoenolpyruvate carboxykinase: MSQVEESGLETQGIVNLARAHWNLSVPALYEETVRRREGLLAQEGPLVCRTGQHTGRSPNDKFIVKEPSSADRVWWGKVNRAIDPERFDALHEQLLSYLAGKELFVLDAYAGADPDYRLPIRVITEMAWHSLFARHMFINGTDTKALARHKPGFTVIDIPSFTADPARHGTNSEVFILLNFAKRLVLIGGTSYAGEIKKSIFTVMNYLLPLRNALSMHCSANVGRADDVALFFGLSGTGKTTLSSDPERQLIGDDEHGWSDRGVFNIEGGCYAKMIRLSPEAEPQIYSTARRFGTVLENVVMDDATRRLNLDDESLTENTRGAYPLSFIDNSIPGGVAGHPRNIVMLTADAFGVMPPIARLTPAGAMYHFLSGYTAKVAGTEKGVTEPKATFSTCFGAPFMVLHPNVYAKFLGEKIARHNVRVWLVNTGWTGGPHGVGARMKIGHTRAMIHAALSGALDKVPYETDPIFNLEVPAACPGVPSEVLKPRNTWRDASAYDAQARKLAQMFVDNFKAYEDAVEHEVGAAGPRA, from the coding sequence ATGTCGCAGGTCGAGGAGTCGGGACTCGAAACGCAGGGCATCGTGAATCTCGCGCGCGCGCACTGGAATCTGAGCGTGCCCGCGCTCTACGAAGAGACGGTCCGCCGGCGTGAAGGCCTGCTGGCGCAGGAAGGACCGCTCGTCTGCCGCACCGGGCAGCACACCGGCCGGTCGCCAAACGACAAGTTCATCGTCAAGGAGCCTTCGAGCGCCGATCGCGTCTGGTGGGGCAAGGTGAATCGCGCGATCGATCCGGAGCGGTTCGACGCGCTCCACGAGCAGCTCCTGTCCTATCTGGCGGGCAAGGAGCTGTTCGTGCTCGACGCATACGCCGGAGCGGACCCGGACTACCGCCTGCCGATCCGCGTCATTACCGAGATGGCGTGGCACAGCCTGTTCGCCCGGCACATGTTCATCAACGGGACGGACACGAAGGCGCTCGCCAGGCACAAGCCCGGGTTCACCGTCATCGACATCCCGAGCTTCACCGCCGATCCGGCGCGCCACGGGACGAACTCCGAGGTCTTCATCCTCCTGAACTTCGCGAAGCGGCTCGTGCTCATCGGCGGCACCAGCTACGCCGGCGAGATCAAGAAATCGATCTTCACGGTGATGAACTACCTGCTGCCGTTGCGCAACGCGCTGTCGATGCACTGCTCCGCCAACGTGGGGCGCGCCGACGACGTCGCGCTGTTCTTCGGCCTGTCGGGCACCGGCAAGACCACGCTCTCGAGCGACCCCGAGCGGCAGTTGATCGGCGACGACGAGCACGGGTGGAGCGACCGCGGCGTCTTCAACATCGAAGGGGGCTGCTACGCGAAGATGATCCGGCTGTCGCCGGAGGCCGAGCCGCAAATCTATTCGACCGCGCGGCGCTTCGGCACGGTGCTCGAGAACGTCGTCATGGACGACGCGACCCGGCGGCTGAACCTCGATGACGAGTCGCTGACCGAGAACACACGCGGCGCGTATCCGCTGTCGTTCATCGACAATTCGATCCCGGGCGGCGTCGCCGGGCACCCCAGGAACATCGTCATGCTCACGGCGGACGCGTTCGGCGTGATGCCCCCCATCGCGCGGCTGACGCCGGCGGGCGCCATGTATCACTTCCTCTCCGGTTACACGGCCAAGGTCGCCGGTACCGAGAAGGGGGTCACCGAACCGAAGGCGACGTTCAGCACCTGCTTTGGCGCGCCGTTCATGGTCCTGCACCCCAACGTGTACGCGAAGTTCCTGGGAGAGAAGATCGCGCGACACAACGTGCGGGTCTGGCTCGTGAACACCGGGTGGACCGGCGGGCCGCATGGTGTCGGGGCGCGGATGAAGATCGGCCACACGCGGGCGATGATCCACGCGGCGCTGTCGGGCGCGCTCGACAAGGTGCCGTACGAGACCGATCCGATTTTCAACCTCGAGGTGCCGGCGGCCTGTCCCGGCGTCCCCTCGGAGGTGCTGAAGCCGCGGAACACGTGGCGCGACGCGTCGGCGTACGACGCGCAGGCGCGCAAGCTGGCGCAGATGTTCGTCGACAATTTCAAGGCGTACGAAGACGCCGTCGAGCACGAGGTGGGCGCTGCCGGACCGCGCGCGTGA
- a CDS encoding 4-hydroxy-3-methylbut-2-enyl diphosphate reductase, whose product MKEAVAAELAAEYHSGLVQRIRDEGFVLRSGRLTIHLAKEFGFCYGVDRAVDYAYQARRRFPEKHVFLTGEIIHNPHVNDRLRAAGIRFLTDPGESLDRVASADVVILPAFGVTISDMERLDRVGCTLVDTTCGSVLTVWKNVKRYAAEGFTSIIHGKARHEETRATASQALKSPNGHYLVVLDKDEAQFVCDYIRHGGNRDAFLARFAGAASPGFDPDRHLEKIGCANQTTMLMSESLEIERMFRRSFVDRYGEAALTDRFRAFDTICSATQERQDAVITLLTSERLDLMIVIGGYNSSNTCNLARICAERVRTYHIASPDCVVSADEIRCRPVGQPSTGIVNETIEREWLRGRDVVIGLTAGASTPNNIIGEVIERLQSLTA is encoded by the coding sequence ATGAAAGAGGCCGTCGCCGCCGAGCTCGCGGCCGAGTACCACAGCGGTCTCGTGCAGCGAATTCGCGACGAGGGTTTCGTGCTCCGCAGCGGCCGCCTCACGATCCACCTGGCGAAGGAGTTCGGCTTCTGCTACGGCGTCGATCGCGCCGTCGATTATGCCTACCAGGCCCGGCGGCGGTTTCCCGAAAAGCACGTGTTCCTCACGGGCGAAATCATCCACAACCCGCACGTCAACGACCGGCTGCGCGCGGCCGGGATTCGCTTCCTGACGGATCCGGGCGAGAGCCTCGATCGCGTGGCCTCTGCCGACGTCGTGATCCTGCCCGCCTTCGGCGTGACGATCAGCGACATGGAACGCCTCGACCGCGTCGGGTGCACGCTCGTGGACACGACGTGCGGATCGGTGCTGACCGTGTGGAAGAACGTCAAGCGGTACGCGGCCGAGGGTTTCACGTCGATCATCCACGGCAAGGCCCGGCACGAAGAGACGCGGGCCACCGCGTCGCAGGCGCTCAAGTCGCCGAACGGCCACTACCTCGTGGTCCTCGACAAGGACGAAGCGCAGTTTGTGTGTGACTACATCCGTCACGGCGGTAATCGCGACGCATTCCTCGCCCGGTTTGCCGGGGCCGCGTCGCCCGGGTTCGATCCGGATCGCCACCTCGAGAAGATCGGCTGCGCCAACCAGACGACAATGCTGATGTCGGAGTCGCTGGAGATCGAGCGGATGTTCCGGCGCTCGTTCGTCGACCGCTACGGCGAGGCGGCCCTGACCGATCGGTTCCGCGCGTTCGACACGATCTGCAGCGCCACGCAGGAACGCCAGGACGCCGTCATCACGCTGCTCACCTCCGAACGGCTCGACCTGATGATCGTGATCGGCGGGTACAACAGCAGCAACACGTGCAACCTCGCACGGATCTGCGCGGAACGCGTGCGGACGTATCACATCGCCAGCCCGGACTGCGTGGTGTCGGCCGATGAAATCCGCTGCCGGCCGGTCGGCCAGCCCTCAACCGGCATCGTGAACGAGACGATCGAGCGGGAGTGGCTGCGCGGCCGCGACGTGGTCATCGGCCTCACGGCCGGCGCCTCGACGCCGAACAACATCATCGGGGAAGTCATCGAACGGCTGCAGTCGCTGACGGCTTGA
- a CDS encoding TolC family protein: protein MLLPLFAAAVALATPAGAQTTAPPLRAVVDLTIDETAKRALERNLDIAVERLNPQTFDLSLAALEANYRPTFTSTTGYRDANQFTTSQTAGADILNTVTFTANTGLAQNFKWGGGSAAVAFNNNRIENSNRFATRNPTLNAGLTATLVQPLLRGFRIDSSRATLRVTRLNQQISETQLAATITNTLATVRNAYWDLVYAVQAVQVAQRSFELATRLVQDNRTRVEVGTMAPIDVVQAEAEAATRRQTLVQAQAARRTADLALKRLIVSGTDDEIWRAELNPVDRPSFTTVAVDVDAAVRRALAERTDVAQAKRQLEINDTNVKLLRDQTLPALDLTASYGLAGIGGTQFVRSGLGGDVTQIVESGYWSALRTLRGVDAPTWNLSVALSYPIGTSSSDANLARARVQVRQAQAQIKSLELQIATEVTNIALTLQSNAERVQAARAARELAEKRLEAENSKFEVGMSTNYFVVQAQRDLADAQNTELRALLDYNKSVVDFDRVQQTSLSRANITLVSGGGGTATTTTRTTGTTGQGGF, encoded by the coding sequence TTGTTGCTGCCTCTTTTTGCCGCGGCCGTCGCGCTCGCGACGCCGGCCGGCGCCCAGACCACCGCACCCCCGCTGCGCGCGGTGGTGGACTTGACGATTGACGAAACGGCCAAGCGGGCGCTCGAGCGCAATCTCGACATTGCCGTCGAACGCCTGAACCCACAGACCTTCGACCTCTCGCTGGCCGCGCTCGAAGCGAACTATCGGCCGACCTTCACGTCCACGACCGGTTATCGCGACGCCAACCAGTTCACCACGTCGCAGACGGCGGGGGCCGACATCCTGAACACCGTGACGTTCACCGCGAACACCGGCCTCGCGCAGAACTTCAAATGGGGCGGGGGCAGCGCCGCCGTCGCGTTCAACAACAACCGGATCGAGAACTCGAACCGCTTCGCCACGCGCAACCCGACGCTGAACGCCGGGTTGACCGCCACGCTCGTGCAGCCGCTGCTGCGGGGGTTCCGGATCGACTCGAGCCGCGCCACGCTCCGGGTGACCCGCCTGAACCAGCAGATATCCGAAACGCAGCTCGCGGCCACGATCACCAACACGCTGGCGACCGTCCGCAACGCCTACTGGGATCTCGTGTACGCCGTGCAGGCCGTGCAGGTGGCGCAGCGCTCGTTCGAACTGGCGACGCGGCTCGTGCAGGACAACCGCACGCGCGTCGAAGTGGGCACGATGGCGCCGATCGACGTGGTGCAGGCCGAGGCGGAAGCGGCCACGCGGCGGCAGACGCTCGTGCAGGCGCAGGCGGCACGCCGCACCGCCGACCTCGCGCTCAAGCGCCTCATCGTCTCGGGCACGGACGATGAGATCTGGAGGGCGGAGCTGAACCCGGTGGATCGCCCGTCGTTCACGACGGTGGCGGTCGACGTGGACGCGGCCGTGCGCCGCGCGCTCGCCGAACGGACCGATGTCGCGCAGGCGAAGCGGCAGCTCGAGATCAACGACACGAACGTCAAGCTGCTGCGCGACCAGACGCTGCCCGCGCTCGACCTGACGGCGAGCTACGGGCTCGCGGGGATCGGCGGCACGCAGTTCGTACGCAGCGGGCTGGGCGGCGATGTCACGCAGATCGTCGAGAGCGGCTACTGGAGCGCGTTGCGCACGCTGCGTGGCGTCGACGCCCCGACCTGGAACCTGTCGGTGGCGCTCAGCTATCCGATCGGGACGAGCAGCTCGGACGCGAACCTGGCACGCGCGCGCGTGCAGGTCCGGCAGGCGCAGGCGCAGATCAAGTCGCTCGAGCTGCAGATTGCGACCGAGGTCACCAACATCGCGCTGACGCTGCAGAGCAACGCCGAGCGCGTGCAGGCGGCGCGTGCCGCGCGCGAGCTTGCCGAGAAACGCCTCGAGGCGGAAAACAGCAAGTTCGAAGTGGGCATGTCCACCAACTACTTCGTCGTCCAGGCGCAGCGTGACCTGGCTGACGCGCAGAATACCGAGCTGCGGGCGCTGCTCGATTACAACAAGTCGGTCGTCGATTTCGACCGCGTGCAGCAGACCTCGCTCTCGCGCGCCAACATCACGCTCGTTTCCGGTGGAGGGGGCACGGCCACGACCACGACCCGCACCACGGGCACGACCGGCCAGGGAGGGTTCTGA
- a CDS encoding sigma-54-dependent Fis family transcriptional regulator has product MATLSDRPVVLLVDDEPGILDVLARFARRSGFDVITCSGGRQAIEYLSAHRVDVAMIDLRMPEIGGLEVLRAIREADSRCQAILMTGFATIDTAVEAIKLGAMDYLNKPLDFARVEQLLTTVREEIERRKRLMAIESDVAKRLEFCGMVGRSPVMQELFGLVRRLAPHVHVALVTGETGSGKELVARALHKLGPRRDKRFVTINCSAVVETLFESELFGHVRGAFTGATDTKPGLFEVADGGSIFLDEIGELPLTVQAKLLRVLESGEVNRVGSLESRKVNVHVIAATNRDLRNEVAAGRFRSDLYYRLNVVEIRLPALRDRREDIPYLTATFIRSCSERLEKKIVGITPAAERLLVSARWDGNVRELRNVIERTCILTETEFVTDREVGASMPSLPPYPVHPLVGGPVVAAGPVTAERSEVERLTTIEREHIQRALDRAGGNKKAAAQMLGLSRRALYRRLERLELADTISRRRRSAATYM; this is encoded by the coding sequence ATGGCAACACTTTCAGACCGTCCTGTCGTTCTGCTCGTCGATGACGAGCCCGGCATCCTCGACGTCCTCGCACGGTTCGCCCGGCGGTCCGGCTTTGACGTCATCACCTGCTCGGGAGGCCGGCAGGCGATCGAGTATCTCTCGGCGCACCGCGTGGACGTGGCGATGATTGACCTGCGCATGCCGGAAATCGGCGGCCTCGAGGTGCTCCGTGCCATTCGCGAAGCCGACTCGCGCTGCCAGGCCATCCTCATGACCGGTTTCGCCACGATCGACACGGCGGTCGAGGCGATCAAGCTCGGCGCGATGGACTATCTGAACAAGCCGCTGGATTTCGCGCGCGTCGAGCAGTTGCTCACGACGGTGCGCGAGGAAATCGAGCGCCGGAAGCGGCTGATGGCCATCGAAAGCGACGTGGCCAAACGCCTCGAGTTCTGTGGCATGGTGGGGCGCAGCCCCGTCATGCAGGAGCTGTTCGGTCTGGTGCGCCGCCTCGCGCCGCACGTCCACGTCGCGCTGGTCACCGGCGAAACGGGGTCGGGCAAGGAGCTGGTCGCGCGCGCGCTCCACAAGCTCGGGCCGCGCCGCGACAAGCGGTTCGTCACGATCAACTGCTCGGCGGTCGTCGAGACGCTGTTCGAGAGCGAGCTGTTCGGTCATGTTCGCGGCGCGTTCACGGGCGCCACCGACACCAAGCCCGGCCTGTTCGAAGTCGCAGACGGCGGCAGCATCTTCCTCGATGAGATCGGCGAGCTGCCGCTGACCGTCCAGGCGAAGCTGCTGCGCGTGCTCGAGTCCGGTGAGGTCAACCGCGTCGGCTCCCTCGAGTCCCGCAAGGTGAACGTCCACGTCATCGCGGCGACCAACCGCGACCTCCGCAACGAGGTCGCCGCGGGTCGTTTTCGCAGCGACCTGTACTACCGCCTCAACGTGGTCGAGATCCGGCTGCCCGCGCTGCGGGACCGCCGCGAGGACATTCCTTATCTGACCGCCACGTTCATCCGATCGTGCAGCGAGCGGCTGGAGAAGAAGATCGTGGGGATCACGCCGGCGGCCGAGCGCCTGCTCGTCTCGGCGCGATGGGACGGGAACGTTCGCGAGCTGCGCAACGTGATCGAACGCACCTGCATTCTCACGGAGACCGAGTTCGTGACGGACCGCGAGGTGGGGGCGTCGATGCCGTCGCTGCCGCCATATCCCGTCCATCCGCTGGTGGGGGGTCCGGTCGTCGCCGCCGGTCCCGTCACGGCTGAGCGAAGCGAGGTCGAGCGGCTCACGACCATCGAGCGCGAGCACATTCAGCGGGCGCTGGATCGGGCGGGCGGCAACAAGAAGGCGGCGGCGCAGATGCTGGGCCTGAGCCGGCGCGCGCTGTACCGCCGGCTCGAACGCCTCGAGCTCGCGGATACGATTTCGCGCCGCCGGCGGTCGGCTGCGACGTACATGTAA
- a CDS encoding periplasmic heavy metal sensor, with amino-acid sequence MAGVLAAVMAAVLVAPPLFAEAQQQQRWKWWQDEKSRVEIGLTDEQSGAVEEVFQAALPKLKAAKAQLDLLQADLSRMIRERTADESLVAAHIDKVEAARAELSKTRTLMLYRMHRILTPEQNTRLQAIHDRWEKERGRSPRRPESR; translated from the coding sequence ATGGCAGGCGTGCTGGCCGCAGTGATGGCGGCCGTACTGGTGGCTCCCCCCCTTTTCGCGGAGGCGCAACAGCAGCAGCGCTGGAAGTGGTGGCAGGACGAGAAATCCAGGGTCGAGATCGGATTGACCGACGAACAATCCGGCGCGGTCGAGGAGGTCTTCCAGGCGGCGCTGCCGAAGCTCAAGGCGGCCAAGGCGCAGCTCGACCTGCTGCAGGCTGATTTGTCGCGGATGATCCGCGAGCGCACGGCGGACGAGAGTCTCGTCGCGGCGCACATCGACAAAGTGGAGGCGGCACGGGCCGAGCTGAGCAAGACGCGCACCTTGATGCTGTACCGGATGCACCGCATCCTCACCCCCGAGCAGAACACCCGGCTGCAGGCGATCCACGATCGCTGGGAGAAGGAACGCGGAAGAAGTCCCCGCAGGCCGGAGTCCAGATAA
- a CDS encoding SpoIID/LytB domain-containing protein has translation MRRILVALVLAMAAACAPRPQPRLPAPAPTPEAPRLVRVRISTSPGRHEVVGVPLEEYVLASALSEVAPPAKDTAVVARAFEVQTIVARTYAVANLRRHAAEGFDVCDSTHCQLVDLDRPRRSRWANIARAAVEATRGLVLYHGEHPALALFHADCGGYLAAAADVWGGTAVPYLRGGADRLPDGSAHASWQLAIEREQLRAALNASPRTAVGARLDTIDVQSRDASGRARLLLLNGARAPVVRGEDFRAALSAALGPRAVRSARFDVRREGDRFFFEGHGFGHGVGLCQRGALARAAAGEPVEKILAFYYPGTRLRKA, from the coding sequence ATGCGAAGGATCCTCGTCGCGCTCGTGCTTGCGATGGCGGCGGCGTGTGCCCCCAGGCCGCAGCCGCGCCTGCCGGCGCCGGCGCCGACCCCAGAGGCACCGCGGCTGGTGCGCGTGCGGATCTCGACATCGCCAGGCCGACACGAGGTCGTAGGGGTGCCGCTCGAGGAGTACGTGCTGGCCTCCGCCCTGTCGGAGGTCGCTCCGCCGGCCAAAGACACGGCGGTGGTGGCGCGGGCGTTCGAAGTCCAGACCATCGTCGCGCGCACCTATGCCGTCGCAAACCTCCGGCGGCACGCGGCCGAGGGGTTCGACGTGTGCGACAGCACGCATTGCCAGCTGGTCGATCTCGATCGCCCGCGCCGATCGCGCTGGGCGAACATCGCCCGCGCGGCCGTGGAGGCGACGCGCGGCCTCGTGCTGTATCACGGCGAGCACCCGGCGCTGGCGCTTTTTCACGCCGACTGCGGTGGGTATCTCGCGGCGGCCGCCGACGTGTGGGGCGGGACGGCCGTGCCCTACCTGCGTGGGGGCGCGGACCGCCTCCCGGACGGCAGCGCGCACGCCTCCTGGCAGCTGGCGATCGAACGCGAGCAGCTGCGCGCGGCGCTGAACGCGAGCCCGCGGACCGCGGTCGGCGCGCGGCTCGACACGATCGACGTCCAGAGCCGGGACGCGTCCGGGCGGGCGCGCCTGCTGCTGCTCAACGGCGCCCGCGCGCCGGTGGTCCGTGGTGAGGATTTTCGGGCCGCCCTGTCGGCCGCGCTCGGCCCGCGCGCGGTCCGCAGCGCGCGCTTCGACGTGCGCCGCGAAGGGGACAGGTTCTTCTTCGAGGGGCACGGCTTCGGCCACGGGGTCGGCCTGTGCCAGCGAGGCGCGCTCGCTCGCGCCGCCGCGGGCGAGCCGGTGGAGAAGATCCTGGCGTTCTACTACCCCGGCACCCGGTTACGAAAAGCGTAA